A region of Antedon mediterranea chromosome 8, ecAntMedi1.1, whole genome shotgun sequence DNA encodes the following proteins:
- the LOC140057164 gene encoding uncharacterized protein, which yields MNSKGISNFLHPIGLMQYEEIFKIKGYDIESDFPNLDEDDLNQMKIFNKEHRRLILEAAQVYQPSEYFEVFSWLRRNGLDYYFTNFVNSDIDTLRSASDLEVNENTLHDLEIHLPSHRKRLREAVSNLRKKHKTDYEKVITIGYWGRPNELKDSPHDFLCVRATLKSRHPGDPKFEDLEFMVDSGSDVVTLKPELFARLHLDYIAPIKSRGVHTTVDKDLYKAFLVFGQDTEIEVEAITEKYNSVGNRVIQQFRHMIGGQSHIWLQAESSVSSDSGDDNSNSETRRRRPLFDEASTSHDIGEPSEAQDDVQAQSTKLIPQAKSTSEEKQESSTVVSIPQ from the exons ATGAACTCTAAAGGCATCTCTAACTTTCTACATCCTATTGGACTGATGCAGTACGAAgagatatttaaaattaaaggaTATGACATTGAAAGTGATTTTCCTAATTTGGATGAGGATGATTTAAATCAAATGAAAATTTTTAACAAAGAACATCGGAGACTTATTTTAGAAGCAG CGCAAGTATATCAACCGTCAGAATATTTTGAAGTTTTTTCATGGCTGCGAAGAAATGGTCTAGATTATTACTTTACGAACTTTGTGAATTCTGATATAGACACATTAAGATCAGCTAGCGATTTAGAAGTGAATGAGAATACTTTGCACGATCTAGAAATACATTTACCAAGTCACCGTAAACGCTTGCGAGAAGCAG TTAGTAATTTgcgaaaaaaacataaaacggACTATGAAAAAGTAATTACAATTGGATACTGGGGAAGACCGAATGAACTAAAGGACTCCCCTCATGACTTCCTGTGTGTTCGAGCAACTTTAAAATCACGACACCCAGGGGATCCGAAATTTGAAGACTTag AGTTTATGGTAGACAGTGGCAGCGATGTGGTTACCTTGAAACCAGAGTTGTTTGCACGCTTACACTTAGACTATATAGCACCCATCAAAAGTCGAGGTGTCCATACCACTGTAGATAAAGATTTATACAAGGCATTTCTTGTGTTTGGTCAGGACACAGAAATTGAAGTCGAG gcaATAACTGAAAAGTACAACTCCGTCGGGAATCGTGTAATACAACAATTCCGCCATATGATTGGAGGCCAAAGTCACATTTGGTTACAAGCCGAATCTAGCGTTTCGTCCGATTCTGGCGACGACAATAGCAACTCAGAAACTCGCCGTCGTCGGCCTTTATTTGATGAAGCGAGTACAAGTCACGATATAGGAGAACCGTCTGAAGCACAAGACGATGTCCAAGCTCAAAGTACTAAGCTTATTCCGCAAGCAAAATCTACCTCTGAAGAAAAACAAGAATCGTCGACGGTGGTTAGTATACCTCAGTAA